The genome window ACGTCGGCTACCGCTGGTATGACGCCCGTGAGCTCTCCGTCGCCTTCCCCTTCGGCCACGGACTGAGCTACACCACCTTCGCCTACGACGGGATCTTCGCCCAGCCCGACGACGACGGTGAGGGCATCACCGTCATCGTCGGGGTGACGAACACCGGGTCCCGCCGCGGCCGGGAGGTTGTCCAGGCCTATGTGGCCGTGCCGGAGTCCGCGGTGCAGCGCGTCCCGCAGGCTCTGGGTGGATTCGGGTCGGTGACCCTTGACCCCGGCGAGCGTGCCGAGCTGGAGATCCACATCGACCGCCGCGACCTGGAGTACCGCGACACCCGCACCGGAGCCTCGGTGCTGGAACCGGGCCGGTATGTTGTCGCCGTCGGTGCGAGCAGTCGTGATCTGCGTGGATCCACCGAGGTAGAGCTCGAGGGCGAGGTGGTGCACGTCCCGCTGACGCTGACCTCCACGCTCGCCGAGGCGATGGCGAGCCCGGTGGTCGCGCAGGCGATCGGGGACGCCATGGGTGCCGTCACCGGTGGCGGTGAGAGTGGCGGTGCGGGTGCAGGTGACGCGCTCGGCGTCGACCTCGCCGCGATGATGGGCAGTGTCCCGCTTGAGCGGCTGGTCGGCTTCTCCTCCGGCGCGGTCACCACCGACCAGCTGCAGCAGCTGCTGGACGCCGCGAACGAGGCGCACTGACCGCGATGCGCGGTCGGTGACGCACCCGTGACCTGAATCGGTGATCTGTCCACCATATGTCTTCGACAGGGATACAGTTCGTGTCATGAATCCTCATTCCACGGTGCATTCCCTGCGGCGGAGGTCATGCGCCGCGCTTCTGGTCCCGGCTCTCGGTCTCGGAACGGCGGTGGTGGCGGCCCCTGTCGCCGGTGCCGACGAGGCGGCGGCGACAGCAGCCACTGCGGCAGCCACGGAGATCGCGACCATCCCGGGGGACGCCGACTTCTTCGCCCTGCCGGACGCCACGGACACTGCAGCGGCCGACCTCGCGTCCCTGGCTCCGGGGACGCCACTCAAGCAGCGCAGCGTCCCCGCCAGGATCAACAACCTGGGCGACATGCCGGTGACCATGACCCAGATCCAGTACCGCACCACCACCGTCACCGGTGAGCCCACAGTGGCGGTGACCAGTGTTCTTCAGCCGCCCGTCGGGGTGCAGCGCACCGGGGACACGGTCATGTACGCCAGCTTCTACGACTCGATGAACCCCGAGGACGGGCCATCCCGCGTCCTGGCCCGTGGAGCCCAGTCCGGGATGCTGGACTACGCCGAAGCGGCGTTCGTCACCCCGCTGCTGGCCGCGGGGCACACCGTCGTCATGCCGGACATCCAGGGCGAACGTGGCGTCTTCGCGGTCGGCAGGGAGTACGGGCAGATCATCCTCGACGGCCTGCGTGCCTCCCGCGACACCCCGGCCGCCGGGGTCGCCGCGGACTCGAAGACCGCGTTGACCGGCTACTCCGGAGGCTCCATCGGGACGGGCTGGGCGGGGATCATCGCCGACGACTACGCCCCGGACATTGCGCGGAACATCGTCGGTGTCGCCGAGGGTGGGGTGATGGTGCGCCCGGAACACAA of Corynebacterium terpenotabidum Y-11 contains these proteins:
- a CDS encoding lipase family protein; this translates as MNPHSTVHSLRRRSCAALLVPALGLGTAVVAAPVAGADEAAATAATAAATEIATIPGDADFFALPDATDTAAADLASLAPGTPLKQRSVPARINNLGDMPVTMTQIQYRTTTVTGEPTVAVTSVLQPPVGVQRTGDTVMYASFYDSMNPEDGPSRVLARGAQSGMLDYAEAAFVTPLLAAGHTVVMPDIQGERGVFAVGREYGQIILDGLRASRDTPAAGVAADSKTALTGYSGGSIGTGWAGIIADDYAPDIARNIVGVAEGGVMVRPEHNLAYAGEGAKWSGVVGMALTGMAAAYGDDLSPYLTDLGKKVVAQMVGVKIDDAENTYDHLRWEELFRPEYPTPDDVPPIRAVLDDTNTGARTGAVVPVLHRAVRGRGRPAEDAGAPHAR